One genomic region from Yarrowia lipolytica chromosome 1C, complete sequence encodes:
- a CDS encoding uncharacterized protein (Compare to YALI0C21318g, similar to Saccharomyces cerevisiae YGL250W; ancestral locus Anc_3.577, no similarity): MGDNMDDAMEIVGDSDFATDVEGMMDGAVETNDATPELDYPMDGDMSDVEDMLEYEEDEAAGGGDTNREKNDTEDAGRDIAGTETETEADVGDREGIDSTEFVGDDSAADSAGVSGTDAGGLGFVEPTSAANPNPTSVPSAPNMDDATAHAKSISDGHIHMQQGSPQQKKDKLPNQQQNEISSGLGAVAQAGDHAVERETQEGTTQATEGTQGARALSGLEDVPPSGHAADQTVPFTVHADHANAIDGASVATGTASAAETVDVDPTGDDSAGNGIHTAGGADGFRGINHGSAAHGGNAAGDAGAGSSVGTSGNTAETGVQQDTADVPTDVHDIGAAAGAPNAVHATHYDAEAGGYEQAAPDSVAHEHAAAAVHGAHEPDASQADGAPDSAAGQADGSRYHVPGQSINAHVEPAASQDAAGLRGQADQGHERAAPEDGGLGGDSEFVAEMNDLEDATTSSAAAVSAADGGPGALAAGGAAEELPLDEAASEALQGHEDAAAAELADNTAEYYDQSLDLDLSVPVLVHFAETGKTYLVSGEHADYPPLFEDIRGSELQEYSMEDVFGLMRRSLEGFCSMDEELVLTCAQLGLVLGEDNVCSKDATLMDLVRLFQTFAANTVDYQRPATFDMRLSLSQRFISNYNRLYSLAQQGHSLVDLSDLSRHVQQGSVEDVAEVVGGGNLGKEILGSNSAALEDEAQVAEETSRAQEASLEFAKQAFSGSKPNEDPEDELDPVLETNYLPLKRGAEDGEVEEGSDVKKAKEE; this comes from the coding sequence ATGGGAGACAACATGGATGACGCCATGGAGATTGTGGGGGACAGCGATTTTGCCACGGACGTGGAGGGGATGATGGATGGTGCTGTGGAAACCAATGACGCCACTCCCGAGCTGGATTACCCGATGGATGGAGACATGAGTGATGTAGAGGACATGCTggagtacgaggaggatgaggctgctggaggtggcGACACAAACCGAGAGAAGAACGACACGGAGGATGCTGGAAGAGATATTGCGGGGACAGAGACGGAGACAGAGGCGGATGTGGGGGATCGAGAGGGCATCGACTCGACCGAGTTTGTGGGTGATGACTCAGCCGCTGACTCAGCCGGCGTTTCAGGAACCGATGCTGGTGGACTTGGGTTTGTAGAACCGACTTCTGCCGCAAACCCAAACCCAACCTCGGTTCCCAGCGCTCCCAATATGGATGATGCGACAGCCCATGCAAAGTCTATTTCGGACGGTCATATTCATATGCAACAGGGAAGCCcacaacaaaaaaaagataaGCTCCCCAACCAACAGCAAAATGAGATATCGTCTGGACTCGGAGCAGTGGCACAAGCGGGGGACCATGCGGTGGAGCGAGAGACGCAAGAAGGAACAACACAAGCAACAGAAGGAACACAAGGAGCACGGGCTCTCAGCGGGTTGGAAGACGTACCTCCCTCAGGACATGCCGCAGACCAAACGGTACCCTTTACCGTCCATGCCGACCATGCAAATGCCATCGATGGTGCCTCTGTTGCTACCGGGACTGCCTCTGCCGCTGAGACTGTTGACGTGGACCCTACTGGTGATGACAGTGCTGGCAATGGTATTCACACTGCTGGTGGTGCAGATGGTTTTCGTGGCATCAACCAtgggtctgctgctcatGGTGGCAATGCTGCTGGCGACGCTGGTGCTGGCTCTTCTGTTGGCACGAGCGGCAACACTGCCGAAACAGGCGTTCAGCAAGATACAGCGGACGTGCCAACAGACGTTCATGACATTGGTGCTGCCGCTGGTGCACCCAATGCTGTACATGCGACACATTATGACGCGGAGGCTGGTGGATATGAACAAGCTGCCCCAGATTCTGTGGCGCATGAGCATGCGGCTGCTGCGGTACACGGTGCGCATGAGCCTGATGCCAGTCAAGCTGACGGTGCGCCTGACTCTGCTGCCGGTCAAGCTGACGGTTCACGTTACCATGTTCCCGGTCAGAGTATCAATGCGCATGTGGAGCCGGCTGCGAGTCAAGATGCAGCAGGTCTACGAGGCCAGGCTGATCAGGGGCATGAACGTGCTGCGCCTGAAGATGGTGGGTTAGGCGGCGACAGCGAGTTTGTGGCCGAAATGAATGACCTGGAGGACGCAACGACATCCTCCGCGGCTGCAGTTTCCGCGGCTGACGGCGGACCGGGCGCTCTAGCTGCTGGCGGGGCCGCCGAGGAGCTGCCTCTCGATGAGGCAGCGTCGGAGGCTTTGCAAGGGCATGAAGATGCTGCGGCTGCCGAGCTCGCCGACAACACGGCTGAGTACTACGACCAGTCGCTCGATCTGGATCTATCTGTGCCTGTTTTGGTGCATTTTGCAGAGACTGGCAAGACCTATCTTGTTTCTGGCGAGCACGCCGACTATCCGCCGCTGTTTGAAGATATCCGAGGCTCGGAGCTACAGGAGTATTCTATGGAGGACGTGTTTGGGCTCATGCGACGGTCTCTGGAGGGTTTTTGCTCCATGGATGAGGAGCTGGTGCTCACCTGTGCTCAATTGGGTCTTGTGTTGGGCGAAGACAATGTGTGCAGCAAGGATGCGACATTGATGGATCTTGTGCGCCTTTTCCAGACATTTGCGGCCAACACGGTCGATTACCAGCGGCCCGCCACGTTTGACATGCGTCTCAGCCTGTCCCAACGGTTCATCTCAAACTATAATCGGCTCTACAGTTTGGCTCAACAGGGCCATAGTTTGGTGGATTTGAGTGATTTGTCCCGCCACGTGCAACAAGGTTCGGTTGAAGATGTCGCggaggtggttggaggaggtaaCCTGGGCAAGGAGATTCTGGGCAGCAATTCCGCTGCTCTAGAGGACGAGGCTCAGGTTGCGGAGGAAACTTCGCGAGCCCAGGAGGCCAGTCTGGAGTTTGCCAAACAGGCGTTCAGCGGGTCTAAACCTAATGAGGATCCCGAAGATGAGTTGGATCCGGTTTTGGAAACCAACTATTTGCCTCTGAAGCGAGGCGCAGAGGACGGCGAGGTTGAAGAAGGCTCGGatgtcaagaaggccaaggaggagtga
- a CDS encoding uncharacterized protein (Compare to YALI0C21340g, similar to Saccharomyces cerevisiae SKN7 (YHR206W) and HMS2 (YJR147W); ancestral locus Anc_4.385, weakly similar to uniprot|P39928 Saccharomyces cerevisiae YIL147c SLN1 two-component signal transducer): protein MSPSNTHHSNIPLRNTWCKIPFSKLHRLPVPIQIPLLVFLSCGHVAPQRSHIHLISHPLVGGRQTLLPACIHPFLLLSKTAYKYTKPHTFNRLFISAGFAKMKFRISLKWQLSFAVSFTAFCCLGLLSIITYFNNQGTVLDLRRNRLTVIAQLKSSQISYYLKSLQTGTVSLGSREFLQTLLMDSYNGASINITAQVDPFVTALESSDGLGGVVYDYEFNQIAAVLLDDPVTQNVTEWPMSMLPVTLSPFQKQILRTNSWMLQGPEIINSRNDFVFTMTTAVGKNGFEFPQVNGSIVGYITVLVKANGLMSILNMNDAVTEASKSDLSLISLTDDTSEAIYKQFSLKNDTFMDSIGREGIRSPLIDDMKYTYALPTNSCMTCYTYEFPLNANEGAYEAYLGYYFNDNVPYGSILNVQYARTNVAVGYAKVTTNSANTYPRWAVIAAQSHSDVYKPLYTLRNILLISVFSLGAGVCLVTLVLASWAVGPILRLQAATDRSTGRAHKLAWWRNLSWKKNGGKGGKGGKGGDDGKKPATKTSINTLDTVHSEKGARSDGVPESTSSEDTRIDSQTKGATTAFHRRHESQELRKIVSNPNMEFKVPAKVENRKRFVIDELSELTDTFNIMAEELRKQYDTLDQQVKQRTKEIESAKELAETANEAKTLFIANITHELQTPLNAILGLTAVCMGEKDVVKVKRNLKVIYQSGELLLHLLTDLLTFSKNQLGKLTLYEVDFTVSEVVMQLESIFQQPCQDLNISFSIASSDHALVLHGDMNRMLQVAINLISSSLKSLTGGDSVEVVVKVDIEKLTSGLANKHHSLVTSSTRGRGNSLTLATTQNSPCGSFTSTTNRESVSSISGTGFLSLVVNTTHTEHDLNEGKDISNAIQNSGTELGLSICRQLAELMDGEVHLENPFWFRLPVKIGDRSNSGIEEVIQPKAKKKNNVSSGLVIQAPAANTCVESATSPPVPATPTVAHPTPSPVPIHPPLRPSLSKVTAATCKVLIVEDNHVNKEVMTRMLNLEGIRDVSVAVDGLKAVEAVEAILAQGQMFDVIFMDVQMPVMDGREATRIIRTKLGYTNPIIAVSAYADQSNINDCLATGMETFLAKPLKRPQLREVLINLGIQVKERK from the coding sequence ATGTCTCCAAGTAACACACATCACAGCAATATCCCTCTCAGAAACACCTGGTGTAAAATTCCTTTTTCAAAATTGCATCGTCTTCCTGTGCCGATACAAATTCCACTCCTTGTTTTCTTATCATGTGGCCACGTCGCTCCACAGCGTTCACAcatccatctcatctctcATCCGCTTGTCGGAGGTAGGCAAACTCTATTACCAGCATGCATTCACCCTTTTTTACTGCTGTCAAAAACagcctacaagtacaccaaACCGCACACGTTCAACCGCCTGTTCATCTCTGCAGGTTTCGCGAAGATGAAGTTCCGCATTTCGCTGAAATGGCAGCTGTCCTTTGCGGTGTCGTTCACGGCCTTCTGCTGCCTAGGTCTGTTGAGTATCATCACGTACTTCAACAACCAGGGCACAGTTTTGGACCTGCGACGAAACCGACTGACGGTCATTGCCCAGCTGAAAAGCTCACAGATCAGTTACTACTTGAAATCGCTCCAGACAGGGACGGTGTCTctggggtcacgtgagttcCTACAGACGCTACTGATGGACTCGTATAACGGAGCAAGCATCAACATCACGGCCCAGGTGGATCCGTTTGTGACGGCTCTGGAGAGCTCCGACGGGCTCGGAGGCGTGGTTTACGACTACGAGTTCAACCAGATTGCTGCCGTGCTGTTGGATGACCCCGTCACACAGAACGTAACCGAGTGGCCCATGAGTATGCTTCCTGTGACTCTTTCGCCGTTCCAAAAGCAGATTCTCCGCACAAACTCGTGGATGTTGCAGGGGCCAGAAATCATAAACAGCAGAAACGACTTTGTGTTCACCATGACAACAGCTGTCGGCAAAAACGGGTTTGAGTTCCCACAGGTCAACGGCTCCATTGTGGGATATATTACGGTACTAGTCAAGGCCAACGGACTCATGAGCATTCTCAACATGAATGACGCCGTTACTGAGGCGTCGAAATCCGACCTGTCACTTATCTCTCTCACCGACGACACCTCGGAAGCAATCTACAAACAATTTTCGCTCAAGAACGACACTTTTATGGACTCTATAGGTAGAGAGGGTATCCGTTCGCCACTCATCGACGACATGAAATACACCTACGCGCTGCCAACAAACTCGTGCATGACCTGCTACACGTACGAGTTCCCTCTCAATGCAAACGAGGGTGCATATGAAGCCTACCTGGGGTACTACTTCAACGACAATGTACCCTATGGGTCCATATTGAACGTTCAGTATGCGCGCACAAATGTGGCAGTGGGATACGCCAAGGTTACGACCAACTCAGCAAACACGTATCCTCGATGGGCCGTTATCGCTGCTCAAAGTCACTCCGATGTCTACAAGCCATTGTATACACTGCGGAACATTCTGCTGATTTCCGTCTTCTCACTAGGAGCTGGAGTGTGTCTTGTGACGTTGGTGTTGGCGTCGTGGGCTGTGGGACCCATTCTGAGGCTTCAGGCAGCCACTGATCGGTCTACAGGCCGAGCACACAAACTGGCCTGGTGGCGGAACTTGAGTTGGAAAAAGAACGGAGGAAAGGGAGGAAAGGGAGGAAAGGGAGGTGATGATGGCAAAAAGCCAGCGACAAAGACGTCCATAAACACGCTGGATACGGTTCATTCGGAAAAGGGTGCTCGATCAGATGGGGTACCTGAAAGCACGTCTTCGGAGGATACTCGTATCGACAGCCAGACCAAGGGCGCTACCACGGCCTTCCACCGACGACACGAGTCTCAAGAGCTTAGAAAAATTGTTtccaaccccaacatgGAGTTCAAGGTGCCTGCCAAGGTGGAAAACCGAAAGCGGTTTGTGATTGACGAGCTGTCCGAGTTGACGGACACGTTCAACATTAtggccgaggagctgcGCAAGCAGTACGACACATTGGACCAACAGGTCAAGCAGCGAACCAAGGAAATTGAGAgtgccaaggagctggccgAGACGGCCAACGAGGCAAAGACGCTGTTTATTGCAAACATTACACACGAGCTACAGACTCCTCTGAACGCCATTCTAGGTCTAACTGCTGTGTGTATGGGTGAGAAGGATGTCGTCAAGGTGAAGAGAAACCTCAAAGTCATTTACCAGAGTGGAGAGCTGCTATTGCATCTTTTGACTGATCTGTTGACGTTCAGTAAGAACCAGCTGGGCAAGTTGACGCTCTACGAAGTCGATTTCACCGTCTCCGAGGTGGTCATGCAGCTGGAGAGTATTTTCCAGCAGCCCTGCCAGGATCTGAACATCAGTTTCAGTATTGCGTCGTCTGACCATGCCCTGGTTCTTCATGGAGATATGAACCGAATGTTGCAAGTTGCCATCAACCTCATTTCGTCGTCTTTGAAGTCTCTGACAGGAGGTGACTCGGTTGAAGTTGTTGTTAAGGTCGATATTGAAAAGCTGACATCTGGTCTAGCTAATAAGCATCATTCGTTGGTCACATCATCTACCCGTGGCCGAGGCAATTCCTTGACGTTGGCTACTACCCAGAACTCTCCCTGCGGCTCCTTTACTTCAACCACTAACCGAGAGTCAGTGAGTTCAATCTCCGGTACTGGCTTCCTGTCTCTGGTTGTCAACACTACACACACGGAGCACGATCTCAACGAAGGCAAGGACATTTCCAACGCAATTCAAAACTCCGGAACCGAGCTTGGCTTATCCATTTGTCGTCAGCTTGCGGAGTTGATGGACGGAGAAGTTCATCTTGAGAACCCCTTCTGGTTCCGATTGCCTGTCAAGATTGGCGATCGAAGCAACTCCGGAATTGAGGAGGTGATCCAgcccaaggccaagaagaagaacaacgTCAGCAGTGGTCTAGTGATCCAAGCACCTGCTGCCAACACATGTGTGGAGTCAGCTACCAGTCCTCCTGTGCCTGCCACCCCCACTGTGGCTCATCctactccttctccagTGCCTATACACCCGCCCTTGCGTCCCTCACTGAGCAAGGTCACTGCCGCCACATGTAAGGTGCTTATTGTGGAGGACAACCACGTgaacaaggaggtgatgaCACGAATGCTCAATCTGGAGGGTATTCGAGACGtgtctgttgctgtggaCGGTCTCAAGGCGGTTGAAGCCGTGGAGGCCATTCTTGCTCAGGGCCAGATGTTTGACGTTATCTTCATGGACGTTCAGATGCCTGTGATGGATGGAAGAGAGGCCACTCGGATCATTCGAACAAAGTTGGGTTATACAAACCCCATTATTGCCGTGTCTGCGTATGCTGATCAGTCCAACATCAACGACTGTCTTGCCACTGGTATGGAGACCTTCCTGGCCAAGCCTCTCAAGCGGCCTCAGTTGAGAGAGGTTTTGATTAACTTGGGTATTCAAGTGAAGGAGAGAAAGTAG
- a CDS encoding uncharacterized protein (Compare to YALI0C21362g, similar to Saccharomyces cerevisiae YHB1 (YGR234W); ancestral locus Anc_5.93, similar to uniprot|P39676 Saccharomyces cerevisiae YGR234w YHB1 flavohemoglobin) yields the protein MLTDAQIKIIKDSAPFLAENGTDFAAKMYKYMFATYPEVIRFFNQSDQKNLAQPKILAHALVAYASNIDNLGVLSDFVEQIVVKHVGLQIQPEQYPIVAASIIHTLKEMLGEAATPEFIEAWTVAYTQLANILIDAEKKLYEKQASLAGGWEGFRDFVVTKVEDESSNVKSVYFKSADGKPVSTPIPGQYVTFLFTFNGQETMRSYTVSQKVTGDEYRISVRKVKGGLVSTYIHTEVKPGTQLKVAPPTGRFTYTDDGKKILFVAGGIGITPLISIIEETKGKEGNALIYCDRSPETQPFGKWLQDAGVKTTNVYSETADKRHISKDDFAGVDLSNVNVYLLGPPPFMTTVRKLLSELGFSGEIKTEFFGPVEV from the coding sequence ATGCTCACCGACGCCCAGATCAAAATCATCAAGGACTCTGCCCCCTTCCTGGCAGAAAATGGCACTGACTTTGCTGCCaagatgtacaagtacatgttCGCCACCTACCCCGAGGTGATCCGATTCTTCAACCAGAGCGACCAGAAGAACCTGGCCCAGCCCAAGATTCTGGCCCACGCTCTGGTTGCCTACGCCTCCAACATTGACAACCTTGGCGTGCTGTCCGACTTTGTCGAGCAGATTGTCGTCAAGCACGTTGGCCTGCAGATCCAGCCCGAGCAGTACCCCATTGTGGCCGCTTCCATCATCCACAccctcaaggagatgctCGGCGAGGCTGCCACCCCCGAGTTCATCGAGGCCTGGACCGTGGCTTACACCCAGCTGGCCAACATTCTCATCgacgccgagaagaagctgtACGAGAAGCAGGCTTCTCTGGCCGGCGGCTGGGAGGGCTTCCGAGACTTTGTCGTGACCAAGGTCGAGGACGAGTCTTCCAACGTCAAGTCCGTCTACTTCAAGTCTGCCGACGGCAAGCCCGTTTCCACTCCCATCCCCGGCCAGTACGTGACTTTCCTCTTCACCTTCAACGGCCAGGAGACCATGCGATCCTATACCGTTTCCCAGAAGGTGACTGGAGACGAGTACCGAATCTCCGTGCGAAAGGTCAAGGGCGGCCTCGTTTCCACTTACATCCACACCGAGGTCAAGCCCGGCACTCAGCTCAAGGTTGCTCCTCCTACCGGCCGATTCACCTACACCGACGATGGCAAGAAGATTCTCTTTGTGGCCGGCGGCATTGGCATCACTcctctcatctccatcattgaggagaccaagggTAAGGAGGGCAACGCGCTCATCTACTGTGACCGATCGCCCGAGACCCAGCCTTTCGGCAAGTGGCTGCAGGACGCTGGCGTCAAGACCACCAACGTTTACTCCGAGACCGCCGACAAGCGACACATCAGCAAGGACGACTTTGCCGGTGTTGATCTCAGCAACGTCAACGTCTACCTTCTGGGCCCTCCCCCCTTCATGACCACTGTGCGAAAGCTGCTGAGCGAGCTTGGTTTCTCCGGCGAGATCAAGACCGAGTTTTTCGGCCCTGTCGAGGTTTAA
- a CDS encoding uncharacterized protein (Compare to YALI0C21384g, no similarity possibly noncoding) — MDPHKHTLSQQGESFISVVSMRGGENGRVRRQRLLVQKGFRLGTDYPVGLTILAGVWRYWQTHTMLLHTAFLTLTFVGCQLKICYSAVSKAGGTWSTGGIPTDPFQYRLCYTTHSCLRTAFPDQYILKATVQRPCGSPLRLLSGSKNKKKPTIFRLFISLRFFPFSSHKVAWQVSQVWSGIQHTMGKRAGISR, encoded by the coding sequence ATGGAtccccacaaacacacactTTCCCAACAAGGTGAGAGTTTCATTAGCGTGGTTTCCATGCGCGGCGGAGAAAATGGACGTGTGAGACGCCAGAGACTGCTAGTGCAGAAAGGTTTTCGTCTTGGCACGGATTATCCGGTGGGACTCACGATCCTGGCTGGTGTATGGAGATACTGGCAAACTCACACGATGCTTCTTCATACTGCATTCTTGACACTGACATTTGTGGGGTGTCAGCTCAAAATCTGCTATAGTGCTGTATCAAAAGCCGGAGGTACTTGGTCCACAGGTGGAATACCTACTGATCCATTCCAGTATCGCCTCTGCTATACTACACACTCTTGCCTTCGGACAGCCTTTCCCGATCAGTACATCCTAAAAGCAACTGTTCAACGACCCTGTGGTTCCCCTCTGCGGCTACTTTCGGGTTctaaaaacaaaaaaaaaccaacaatTTTCCGACTCTTCATTTCGCTCcgtttttttcctttttcttctcaCAAGGTTGCTTGGCAAGTCAGCCAAGTGTGGAGTGGCATACAACACACGATGGGGAAACGAGCTGGTATTTCCCGGTGA
- a CDS encoding uncharacterized protein (Compare to YALI0C21406g, similar to uniprot|P36035 Saccharomyces cerevisiae YKL217w JEN1 carboxylic acid transporter protein), producing the protein MDLDNYPPPDLSWSNIKHYLGTRISTLKPPKLTEAEKKHMNPIPALRLLNKKQWLFVGVALAGWTWDAFDFFSVGVVATQIAEDLNVTVKDVTWGITLVLMLRAVGAVLFGVASDRYGRKWPFIFNNFLFVVLELGTGFVQTYQQFLGVRALFGIAMGGLYGNAAATALEDCPPEARGFISGLFQKGYGVGYLLCVVFARAIADTSPYGWRALFWFGACPPVLIMIFRFFLPETDTYIQSKKNAEAEGVEKQFWQGVKTTFKSYWLMFFYLVLFMTGFNFLSHGSQDLYPTMLRAQLGFDKDQFTITNSVASLGSIFGGMVIGHASFILGRRLTILLACILGAACIYPWAFVTGPGINAGVFFLQFFAQGAWGVVPIHLTELSPPALRSSMIGIAYQLGNLASSGSSTIQATIGTQFPLRDENGKIRPGVYNYSLVMAIFIACVFVFLFVVTLLGPERRHAEMIAGGAGHRSESDEKIYDEEKGAAVNVEQVESPASTPERSASPLPTTEVNHTSETLPGSQK; encoded by the coding sequence ATGGATCTCGACAACTACCCTCCTCCCGATCTCTCATGGTCTAACATCAAGCACTACCTGGGCACTCGAATCTCCACCCTGAAGCCCCCGAAGCTCActgaggctgagaagaaaCACATGAACCCCATCCCTGCCCTGCGactgctcaacaagaagcagtgGCTGTTCGTGGGTGTGGCTCTTGCCGGCTGGACTTGGGACGCCTTTgacttcttctccgtcggTGTGGTCGCTACGCAGATCGCCGAGGACCTGAATGTCACAGTCAAGGATGTCACCTGGGGTATCACTCTGGTGCTCATGCTGCGAGCTGTTGGTGCTGTTCTGTTTGGTGTGGCCTCGGACCGATATGGTCGAAAATGGCCCTTTATCTTCAACAACTTTCTCTTTGTCGTCCTGGAACTCGGAACCGGTTTCGTGCAGACCTACCAGCAGTTCCTGGGAGTCCGAGCTCTGTTTGGTATCGCTATGGGTGGTCTCTACGGTAAcgctgctgccactgctCTTGAAGACTGCCCTCCTGAAGCCCGAGGTTTTATTTCTGGTCTCTTCCAGAAGGGTTACGGTGTAGGATACTTGCtctgtgtcgtttttgCTCGTGCTATTGCTGATACTTCTCCTTACGGCTGGAGAGCTCTGTTCTGGTTCGGAGCCTGTCCTCCCGTGCTCATCATGATCTTCCGATTCTTCCTTCCCGAAACCGACACTTACATCCAGTCAAAGAAGAACGCCGAGGCCGAAGGAGTTGAGAAACAATTCTGGCAGGGAGTCAAGACCACCTTTAAGTCGTACTGGCTCATGTTCTTCTACCTGGTTCTCTTCATGACCGGCTTCAACTTCCTTTCCCATGGCTCTCAGGACCTCTACCCCACCATGCTGCGAGCTCAGCTGGGCTTCGACAAGGATCAGTTTACCATCACTAACTCTGTTGCTTCTCTGGGCTCCATCTTCGGTGGAATGGTCATTGGTCACGCGTCTTTTATTCTCGGCCGACGTCTTACTATTCTTCTGGCTTGTATCCTCGGTGCTGCCTGCATCTACCCATGGGCCTTTGTCACTGGTCCCGGTATCAATGCCGGAGTCTTCTTCCTGCAGTTCTTTGCCCAGGGAGCTTGGGGAGTCGTTCCCATCCATCTCACCGAACTGTCTCCCCCTGCCCTTCGATCTTCCATGATTGGTATTGCCTACCAGCTCGGTAACCTGGCCTCTTCCGGTTCTTCTACCATCCAGGCCACTATCGGTACCCAGTTCCCTCTGAGAGACGAGAACGGAAAGATCCGACCCGGTGTCTACAACTACTCGCTTGTCATGGCCATCTTCATTGCGTGTGTCTTTGTCTTCCTCTTTGTCGTCACCCTGCTTGGTCCTGAGCGACGACACGCTGAAATGAttgctggtggtgctggacACCGATCCGAGTCTGACGAAAAGATCTACGACGAAGAGAAGGGAGCTGCTGTCAATGTTGAACAAGTGGAATCGCCTGCTAGCACTCCTGAACGTTCTGCTAGCCCGTTGCCGACCACAGAGGTCAACCACACCTCTGAGACCCTCCCCGGATCCCAAAAGTGA